The following coding sequences lie in one Oryza brachyantha chromosome 10, ObraRS2, whole genome shotgun sequence genomic window:
- the LOC102709032 gene encoding glycerol-3-phosphate acyltransferase, chloroplastic, with amino-acid sequence MQAPPLAASASPAWTAILPAPARLCCSRRAAALRLESKAAWRPPARGPRMPAKGAVVLASEVVGPSPLLDARNEQDLILHIRKEVEKGKLPADVAANLEELYYNYKNAVLQSRDPNTHEIVLSNMVALFDCVLLDVENPFTFPPYHRAVREPFDYYMFGQNYIRPLVDYRNSYVGNISIFQDMEQKLRQGHNVVLMSNHQTEADPAIIALLLERSNPWISENIVYVAGDRVVTDPLCKPFSMGRNLICVYSKKHMNDFPELIDMKRRANTRSLKEMALLLRGGSQIIWIAPSGGRDRPDPLTGEWHPAPFDASAVDNMRRLLEHSGVPGHIYPLSLLCYEVMPPPQKVEKEIGEQRVISFHGVGLSVAEEIKYSDITGHIQDVDECREKFSETLYNLVVDQYNALKSTIFRGHGAASSNSAISLSQPWR; translated from the exons ATGCAGgcaccgccgctcgccgcctcggcctcgccggcgtggACCGCCATCCTGCCCGCGCCGGCCAGGCTCTGCTgctcccgccgcgccgccgccctccgcctcgAATCCAAGGCCGCCTGGAGGCCGCCGGCCCGAGGCCCCCGGATGCCGGCCAAGGgtgccgtcgtcctcgcctcCGAGGTGGTTGgcccctctcccctcctcgaCGCGCGCAACGAGCAAG ACCTCATTTTGCATATCAGGAAGGAAGTGGAGAAAGGGAAGCTGCCTGCAGATGTCGCCGCCAATCTGGAAGAGCTATACTACAACTACAAGAACGCG GTTCTGCAGAGCAGGGATCCAAATACACACGAGATCGTGCTTTCAAACATGGTGGCTTTGTTCGATTGTGTTCTGTTGGATGTAGAG AATCCGTTTACCTTTCCACCTTATCACAGAGCTGTAAGGGAACCATTCGACTATTACATGTTTGGTCAGAACTACATTAGGCCCCTCGTAGACTATAG GAATTCATATGTTGGTAATATATCCATTTTTCAGGATATGGAACAGAAGCTTCGACAG GGCCATAATGTTGTTCTGATGTCTAACCATCAGACAGAAGCGGATCCAGCAATAATTGCTTTGCTGCTTGAAAGAAGCAATCCATGGATTAGTGAAAACATA GTTTATGTTGCTGGTGATAGGGTTGTTACGGACCCCCTTTGCAAACCATTTAGTATGGGAAG aAATCTCATTTGTGTGTACTCAAAAAAGCATATGAATGATTTTCCTGAGCTAATTGATATGAAGAGGAGGGCAAATACTCGTAGTCTGAAGGAAATGGCCTTGCTTTTACG TGGCGGTTCACAGATAATTTGGATAGCACCAAGTGGTGGTAGAGATCGTCCAGATCCTTTGACAGGAGAATGGCACCCG GCACCATTTGATGCATCTGCAGTGGACAATATGAGGAGGCTTCTGGAGCATTCAGGTGTTCCTGGGCACATATATCCACTCTCACTGCTCTGCTACGAGGTTATGCCTCCACCACAAAAG GTTGAGAAAGAGATTGGTGAGCAAAGGGTTATATCCTTCCATGGTGTAGGCTTGTCAGTGGCTGAAGAGATAAAGTACAGTGACATTACTGGTCATATCCAAGATGTTGATGAG TGCAGAGAGAAATTCTCAGAGACGTTGTACAACTTGGTCGTTGATCAGTATAATGCGCTCAAATCCACTATCTTTAGGGGTCATGGAGCAGCTTCATCAAACAGTGCTATCTCTCTCTCGCAGCCATGGCGATGA
- the LOC102700462 gene encoding TOM1-like protein 1, which yields MSDNNLMDKVNALGERLKISGAEVSRKMSAGVSNMSFKMKEFFQGQNMADKIVDEATLETMDAPDWPTNLEICDMVNTGNVNSIELIRAIKRRIMLKNPRVQYLSLVLLETVVKNCEKAFSEVAAERVLDEIVRLIDDPQTIINNRNKALMLIEAWGESGDELRYLPVYEETYKSLRSRGVRFPGRDDESLAPIFTPPRSAPSSEPYSAAAQEGYQEIPDESLDPVRIVPAVQVNEAFEVARNTVELLSTVLSSSPQKEALKDDLTTTLVQQCRQCKRTIQRIIETAGDNEVQLFEALSVHDELEKVLTKYEELKEPVVAEPEAEPAMIPVTVEPENSPRTKDGTVGKPAGFGADDLLQDLDDMIFGKKGSTSSPQDRKEQKDDFINF from the exons ATGAGTGACAATAATCTGATGGATAAAGTCAATGCCTTAGGCGAGCGGCTCAAGATAAGTGGGGCAGAAGTCAGCCGCAAGATGTCAGCTGGTGTGAGTAACATGAGTTTCAAGATGAAGGAGTTCTTTCAAGGACAGAACATGGCAGACAAGATAGTTGATGAAGCCACGCTGGAGACTATGGATGCTCCTGATTGGCCCACCAATCTTGAGATATGTGATATGGTTAACACTGGAAATGTTAACAGCATTGAACTGATCCGTGCCATCAAGAGACGGATCATGTTGAAGAATCCACGAGTGCAATACCTTTCTCTTGTCCTCCTTGAGACCGTGGTTAAAAACTGTGAGAAGGCTTTCTCTGAGGTTGCTGCTGAGCGGGTCCTTGATGAGATTGTCAGACTGATTGATGATCCACAGACTATAATCAATAACAGAAACAAAGCACTTATGCTTATTGAAGCATGGGGAGAGTCAGGAGATGAGCTCCGCTACCTTCCGGTGTATGAAGAAACTTACAAG AGCTTAAGATCTAGGGGAGTTCGCTTTCCTGGGCGTGATGATGAGAGTCTGGCACCAATATTTACTCCTCCTCGTTCAGCGCCTTCATCTGAACCATATTCTGCTGCAGCACAGGAAGGGTATCAAGAAATTCCAGATGAAAGTCTTGATCCAGTTCGTATTGTTCCTGCTGTGCAAGTCAATGAGGCTTTTGAGGTGGCCCGTAATACCGTTGAACTTCTTTCCACAGTACTATCTTCTTCTCCACAAAAAGAGGCTCTCAAG GATGACTTGACTACCACTCTGGTTCAGCAATGCCGACAGTGTAAGCGCACCATCCAGAGAATCATTGAGACGGCTGGTGACAACGAGGTTCAACTCTTTGAGGCATTGAGCGTCCATGATGAACTTGAGAAGGTTCTCACCAAGTACGAAGAGCTCAAGGAACCTGTTGTTGCAGAGCCTGAGGCAGAGCCAGCGATGATTCCAGTCACCGTCGAGCCAGAGAACTCCCCCCGCACTAAAGATGGCACTGTAGGGAAGCCAGCAGGTTTTGGTGCTGATGACTTGCTTCAAGATCTTGACGACATGATATTTGGCAAGAAGGGTAGCACCTCATCTCCACAGGATAGGAAGGAACAAAAGGACGATTTCATCAACTTTTGA
- the LOC102700741 gene encoding cellulose synthase-like protein D1: MASKGILKNGGKPPTAPSSAAPTVVFGRRTDSGRFISYSRDDLDSEISSVDFQDYHVHIPMTPDNQPMEPATDEQQYVSSSLFTGGFNSVTRAHVMEKQPSAARRAASASACMVQGCGSKIMRNGRGADILPCECDFKICVDCFTDAVKAGGGVCPGCKEPYKNAEWEEVVAASNQDVLNRALSLPHGPGPGPKMERRLSLVKKQNGGEFDHNRWLFETKGTYGYGNAIWPDDGADSDGAPVPKELMSKPWRPLTRKLRIQAAVISPYRLLVVIRLVALAFFLMWRIKHQNEDAIWLWGMSIVCELWFAFSWVLDQLPKLCPINRATDLTVLKEKFETPTPSNPTGKSDLPGIDVFVSTADPEKEPVLVTANTILSILAADYPVEKLACYVSDDGGALLTFEAMAEAASFANLWVPFCRKHDIEPRNPDSYFNLKRDPFKNKVKADFVKDRRRVKREYDEFKVRVNGLPDAIRRRSDAYHAREEIQAMNLQREKMKAGGDDDQQQLEPVKIPKATWMADGTHWPGTWLQPSPEHARGDHAGIIQVMLKPPGSSEMEQHGRPLDFGGVDTRLPMLVYMSREKRPGYDHNKKAGAMNALVRASAIMSNGPFILNLDCDHYVYNSKAFREGMCFMMDRGGDRLCYIQFPQRFEGIDPSDRYANHNTVFFDVNMRALDGLQGPVYVGTGCLFRRIALYGFDPPRSKERSPGLCFPRRRKGLGGEEEETMALRMGEVGGGDGGMGMASFPKKFGNSSFLIESIPVAEFQGRPLADHPSVKNGRPPGALTIPRERLDASIVAEAISVVSCWYEEKTEWGTRVGWIYGSVTEDVVTGYRMHNRGWKSVYCVTHRDAFRGTAPINLTDRLHQVLRWATGSVEIFFSRNNALFASSKMKVLQRIAYLNVGIYPFTSVFLIVYCFLPALSLFSGQFIVKTLNVTFLSYLLIITITLCLLAMLEIKWSGIALEEWWRNEQFWLIGGTSAHLAAVMQGLLKVIAGIEISFTLTSKQVGDDVEDEFAELYAVKWTSLMIPPLTIIMINLVAIAVGFSRTIYSTIPQWSKLLGGVFFSFWVLAHLYPFAKGLMGRRGRTPTIVYVWSGLVAITISLLWIAIKPPSAQANSQLGGSFSFP, from the exons atggCGTCCAAGGGCATCCTCAAGAACGGCGGCAAGCCACCGACTGCGCCATCGTCGGCGGCTCCCACCGTGGTCTTCGGTCGGCGGACGGACTCCGGGCGATTCATCAGCTACTCGCGCGACGACCTGGACTCGGAGATCAGCAGCGTCGACTTCCAGGACTACCACGTCCACATCCCCATGACGCCGGACAACCAGCCCATGGAGCCTGCCACCGACGAGCAGCAGTACGTGTCCAGCTCGCTCTTCACCGGCGGCTTCAACAGCGTCACCCGCGCCCACGTCATGGAGAAGCagccctccgccgcgcgccgggccgcctccgcctccgcctgcaTGGTGCAGGGCTGCGGCTCCAAGATCATGCGCAACGGCCGCGGTGCCGACATCCTCCCCTGCGAGTGCGACTTCAAGATCTGCGTCGACTGCTTCACCGACGCCGTcaaggccggcggcggcgtgtgcCCGGGGTGCAAGGAGCCGTACAAGAACGCGGagtgggaggaggtggtggcggcgtccAACCAGGACGTGCTCAACCGGGCGCTGTCGCTGCCGCacggccccggccccggccccaAGATGGAGAGGCGGCTGTCGCTGGTGAAGAAGCAGAATGGTGGCGAGTTCGACCACAACCGCTGGCTCTTCGAGACCAAGGGCACCTACGGCTACGGCAACGCCATCTggcccgacgacggcgccgacagcgacggcgcgccggTGCCCAAGGAGCTGATGAGCAAGCCATGGCGGCCGCTCACCCGCAAGCTCCGGATCCAGGCCGCCGTGATCAGCCCGTACAGGCTGCTGGTGGTGATCCGGCTGGTGGCGCTCGCCTTCTTCCTCATGTGGCGCATCAAGCACCAGAACGAGGACGCCATCTGGCTGTGGGGGATGTCCATCGTCTGCGAGCTCTGGTTCGCCTTCTCCTGGGTGCTCGACCAGCTTCCCAAGCTCTGCCCGATCAACCGCGCCACCGACCTCACCGTCCTCAAGGAGAAGTTCGAGACGCCCACGCCGAGCAACCCCACCGGCAAGTCCGACCTCCCCGGGATCGACGTGTTCGTCTCGACGGCCGACCCGGAGAAGGAGCCTGTGCTGGTGACGGCCAACACGATCCTCTCCATCCTTGCTGCCGACTACCCCGTGGAGAAGCTGGCGTGCTACGtgtccgacgacggcggggcgcTGCTGACCTTCGAGgcgatggcggaggcggccagCTTCGCCAACCTGTGGGTGCCCTTCTGCCGGAAGCACGACATCGAGCCGAGGAACCCGGACAGCTACTTCAACCTCAAGAGGGACCCTTTCAAGAACAAGGTGAAGGCCGACTTCGTCAAGGACAGGCGGCGCGTGAAGCGCGAGTACGACGAGTTCAAGGTCCGCGTCAATGGCCTGCCCGacgccatccgccgccgctccgacgCGTACCACGCCCGCGAGGAGATCCAGGCGATGAACCTGCAGCGGGAGAAGATgaaggccggcggcgacgacgatcaGCAGCAGCTGGAGCCGGTGAAGATCCCCAAGGCGACGTGGATGGCGGACGGCACGCACTGGCCGGGGACGTGGCTgcagccgtcgccggagcACGCGAGGGGCGACCACGCGGGGATCATACAGGTGATGCTGAAGCCACCCGGTAGCAGCGAGATGGAGCAGCACGGGCGGCCGCTGGACTTCGGCGGCGTGGACACGCGGCTGCCGATGCTGGTGTACATGTCGCGGGAGAAGCGGCCGGGGTACGACCACAACAAGAAGGCGGGGGCGATGAACGCGCTGGTGCGGGCGTCGGCGATCATGTCGAACGGGCCGTTCATCCTCAACCTGGACTGCGACCACTACGTGTACAACTCCAAGGCGTTCCGGGAGGGCATGTGCTTCATGATggaccgcggcggcgaccggctctGCTACATCCAGTTCCCGCAGCGCTTCGAGGGCATCGACCCCTCCGACCGCTACGCCAACCACAACACCGTCTTCTTCGACGTCAACATGCGCGCCCTCGACGGCCTCCAGGGCCCCGTCTACGTCGGCACCGGCTGCCTGTTCCGCCGCATCGCGCTCTACGGCTTCGACCCGCCGAGGTCCAAGGAGCGCAGCCCGGGGTTGTGCTTTCCCCGGCGGCGGAAGGGGTtgggcggggaggaggaggagacgatgGCGCTCCGCATGGGcgaggtgggcggcggcgacggcggcatggGCATGGCGAGCTTCCCGAAGAAGTTCGGGAACTCGAGCTTCCTGATAGAGTCGATCCCGGTGGCGGAGTTCCAGGGGCGGCCGCTGGCGGACCACCCGTCGGTGAAGAACGGGAGGCCGCCGGGGGCGCTGACGATCCCGCGGGAGAGGCTGGACGCGTCGATCGTGGCGGAGGCGATCAGCGTGGTGTCGTGCTGGTACGAGGAGAAGACGGAGTGGGGGACGCGGGTGGGGTGGATCTACGGGTCCGTGACGGAGGACGTGGTGACGGGCTACCGCATGCACAACCGCGGGTGGAAGTCCGTGTACTGCGTCACCCACCGCGACGCCTTCCGCGGCACCGCCCCCATCAACCTCACCGACCGCCTCCACCAGGTGCTCCGCTGGGCCACCGGCTCCGTCGAGATCTTCTTCTCCCGCAACAACGCCCTCTTCGCATCCTCAAAGATGAAG GTGCTCCAGCGCATCGCCTACCTCAACGTGGGCATCTACCCCTTCACCTCCGTGTTCCTCATCGTCTACTGCTTCCTCCCGGCGCTGTCCCTCTTCTCGGGGCAGTTCATCGTGAAGACGCTCAACGTCACCTTCCTCAGCTACCTGctcatcatcaccatcacGCTCTGCCTGCTGGCCATGCTGGAGATCAAGTGGTCGGGCATCGCGCTGGAGGAGTGGTGGCGAAACGAGCAGTTCTGGCTCATCGGCGGGACCAGCGCCCACCTGGCCGCCGTCATGCAGGGCCTGCTCAAGGTCATCGCCGGGATCGAGATCTCCTTCACGCTCACGTCCAAGCAGGTCGGGGACGACGTGGAGGACGAGTTCGCGGAGCTGTACGCCGTCAAGTGGACGTCGCTCATGATCCCGCCGCTCACCATCATAATGATCAACCTCGTCGCCATTGCCGTCGGCTTCAGCCGCACCATCTACAGCACCATCCCGCAGTGGAGCAAACTTCTGGGTGGCGTCTTCTTCAGCTTCTGGGTGCTCGCGCATCTCTACCCCTTCGCCAAGGGCCTCATGGGCAGGAGAGGCAGGACGCCCACCATCGTCTACGTCTGGTCTGGCCTTGTCGCCATCACCATCTCTTTGCTCTGGATTGCCATCAAGCCTCCCTCCGCACAGGCCAATTCACAGCTCGGAGGATCTTTCTCTTTCCCCTGA